Proteins found in one Falco rusticolus isolate bFalRus1 chromosome W, bFalRus1.pri, whole genome shotgun sequence genomic segment:
- the LOC119140771 gene encoding hsp90 co-chaperone Cdc37-like 1, with the protein MALWSSSFQGLGSVEEDEERELTLTSIQRLSESQVSQTYIQGIELICQNQKEFVKNSVESKWNLAEAQQKLGSLALHNSESIDQEYAKAQTEASELRQREEEWRRKEAALIQRERQKIWNTDSFSKEVFNKSFISQYKRKEVEDEDISKSFIQKHEQKIRYFGMLGRWDDSQRFLSDHPYLVCEETAKYLILWCFHLEAEQKRALMEQIAHQAVVMQFIIEMARSCNVDPRGCFRLFFQKAKAGEEGYLEAFKTELEAFKSRVRICSQSQAFIPTSVQNPSVYTGIVGLESLSQNANDRQGCINRSVSNLNSMLLKDEEPKMMDTV; encoded by the exons ATGGCATTGTGGTCTTCCTCCTTTCAGGGTCTTGGTTCGGTTGAGGAAGATGAGGAACGGGAATTAACTCTCACATCTATCCAGCGCCTGTCAGAATCGCAGGTGTCACAG ACGTATATTCAAGGTATTGAATTAATctgtcaaaaccaaaaagagttTGTGAAGAACTCTGTAGAATCCAAATGGAATCTAGCAGAAGCCCAGCAGAAACTTGGTAGTTTAGCACTGCATAATTCGGAATCCATTGATCAGGAATATGCCAAAGCACAGACTGAAGCTTCAGAACTgagacagagagaggaagaatggagaagaaaagaagcagcactaatacagagggaaagacagaaaatatggAATACAGATTCATTTAGTAAGGAGGTATTTAATAAG AGTTTTATTAGTcaatataaaagaaaagaagtagaaGATGAAGATATATCTAAATCATTTATACAGAAACATGAACAAAAGATTAGATACTTTG gtaTGCTGGGCAGATGGGATGACAGTCAAAGATTTTTGTCTGACCATCCATATCTTGTATGTGAAGAAACAGCTAAATATCTCATCTTATGGTGTTTTCATCTAGAAGCTGAACAG aaaagagcTCTGATGGAACAAATAGCACACCAAGCAGTTGTGATGCAGTTTATTATAGAAATGGCCAGAAGTTGCAATGTGGATCCAAGAGGCTGTTTTCGTCTATTTTTCCAAAAAGCCAAA GCAGGGGAAGAAGGCTATTtggaagcttttaaaactgaGCTTGAAGCATTCAAATCAAGAGTGAGAATCTGTTCACAGTCTCAAGCCTTTATACCTACGTCAGTACAGAATCCCAGTGTCTATACTGGTATTGTAGGACTGGAGTCTTTGTCACAG AATGCAAATGATCGACAAGGTTGCATAAACAGAAGTGTTTCCAATTTAAACTCAATGCTACTGAAAGATGAAGAACCCAAAATGATGGACACAGTATAG